A stretch of Janibacter endophyticus DNA encodes these proteins:
- a CDS encoding MBL fold metallo-hydrolase, which yields MLTVTFPAAAFATNCYVIAPGPGEECIVVDPGIGVEETLREVLTEHRLKPAAVLLTHGHVDHVYSVTPVCGGEIAAYIHSDDRYRLVDPLGGSSLGPQLVGMLEQQFGKKATWREPERVVEVRDAERVTVAGIDLDVVHAPGHTEGSVMFAVDQVPEGVPAEAEVDRTLITGDVLFAGSIGRTDLPGGSHEAMMRSLRDAVLPRPGSSLVLPGHGPATTLAREKATNPYLQDLA from the coding sequence GTGCTGACCGTCACCTTCCCCGCCGCCGCCTTCGCGACGAACTGCTACGTCATCGCCCCTGGCCCGGGCGAGGAGTGCATCGTCGTCGACCCCGGGATCGGGGTCGAGGAGACCCTGCGGGAGGTCCTCACCGAGCACCGGCTCAAGCCGGCCGCGGTGCTCCTGACCCACGGTCACGTCGACCACGTCTACTCGGTGACGCCGGTGTGCGGCGGGGAGATCGCCGCGTACATCCACAGCGACGACCGCTACCGGCTCGTCGACCCGCTCGGCGGGAGCTCGCTCGGCCCGCAGCTCGTCGGGATGCTCGAGCAGCAGTTCGGCAAGAAGGCGACGTGGCGTGAGCCCGAGCGGGTCGTCGAGGTGCGCGACGCGGAGCGGGTCACCGTCGCCGGGATCGACCTCGACGTCGTCCACGCCCCGGGCCACACGGAGGGATCGGTGATGTTCGCCGTCGACCAGGTGCCCGAGGGGGTCCCCGCCGAGGCCGAGGTGGACCGCACCCTGATCACCGGTGACGTCCTCTTCGCCGGCTCGATCGGCCGCACCGACCTGCCCGGCGGGAGCCACGAGGCGATGATGCGCAGCCTGCGCGACGCCGTCCTGCCGCGCCCTGGCAGCAGCCTGGTCCTGCCCGGCCACGGCCCGGCGACGACGCTCGCCCGGGAGAAGGCCACCAACCCCTACCTGCAGGACCTCGCATGA
- the xerD gene encoding site-specific tyrosine recombinase XerD produces the protein MAGSDAPSRPTEMERAVRTWLTHLDVERGVSRHTLAAYRRDTGRYLQHLQDEGVSAPQDVRPTHVSGFLTRIREGDGDHPPLAATSAARTLVAVRGLHKFLALEGVTVDDPATDVAPPKPPSRLPKAITVDEVTRLIEAAGGGESEDSPARLRDRALLEVLYATGARISEAVGLDVDDIDLEGGAVRLFGKGSKERVVPVGGYARAAVEAWLVRGRPVLAAKGKAGPALFLNLRGSRFSRQSAWTIITTAAERAKIRGEVSPHTLRHSFATHLLEGGADVRVVQELLGHASVTTTQIYTMVTIQQLREVYAQSHPRAR, from the coding sequence ATGGCTGGGTCCGACGCACCCTCGCGCCCCACCGAGATGGAGCGGGCGGTCCGCACCTGGCTCACCCATCTCGACGTCGAGCGGGGCGTCAGCCGGCACACCCTCGCCGCCTACCGTCGGGACACCGGCCGCTACCTCCAGCACCTCCAGGACGAAGGGGTGAGCGCACCCCAGGACGTCCGGCCCACCCATGTCAGCGGCTTCCTCACCCGGATCCGGGAGGGCGACGGCGACCATCCGCCGCTCGCCGCGACATCGGCCGCCCGCACCCTCGTCGCCGTCCGCGGGCTGCACAAGTTCCTCGCCCTCGAAGGGGTGACCGTCGACGACCCCGCCACGGACGTCGCCCCGCCCAAGCCCCCTTCGCGCCTGCCCAAGGCGATCACCGTCGACGAGGTGACCCGCCTCATCGAGGCCGCCGGGGGAGGGGAGAGTGAGGACAGCCCCGCTCGCCTGCGCGACCGTGCCCTCCTCGAGGTCCTCTACGCGACCGGGGCCCGGATCTCCGAGGCCGTCGGTCTCGACGTCGACGACATCGACCTCGAGGGCGGCGCCGTCCGGCTCTTCGGCAAGGGGAGCAAGGAGCGGGTCGTCCCGGTCGGCGGCTACGCGCGGGCAGCCGTCGAGGCGTGGCTCGTGCGTGGGCGCCCGGTCCTCGCGGCGAAGGGGAAGGCCGGCCCCGCTCTCTTCCTCAACCTCCGCGGCTCGCGCTTCTCCCGCCAGAGCGCCTGGACGATCATCACCACCGCCGCCGAGCGGGCGAAGATCCGCGGGGAGGTCTCGCCGCACACGCTGCGGCACTCCTTCGCCACCCACCTCCTCGAGGGCGGCGCCGACGTCCGCGTCGTCCAGGAGCTGCTCGGCCACGCCTCGGTGACGACGACGCAGATCTACACGATGGTGACCATCCAGCAGCTGCGCGAGGTCTACGCCCAGAGCCACCCGCGCGCCCGTTGA
- the hisS gene encoding histidine--tRNA ligase → MSQPKPRATKVTPLSGFPEYLPEQRIVEQHFLDVIRRTFELHGFPSIETRAVEPVERLLGKGGDADKEIYGVSRLAADPGERSDAELGLHFDLTVPFARYVVEHAGRLSFPFRRHQIQKVWRGERPQEGRFREFTQCDIDVVDVGELAPHFEAEMPLVMAEIFSKLPIGQMVIQVNNRKIPEGFYRGLGIEDVAGTLRVVDKLDKIGPAKVSALLVEAGLAPEQANQVLALAMIRTEDTSFVDRVRALGVEHPTLDEGLEALRAVIETGMANAPGAMVADLKIARGLDYYTGTVYETQLVGFEQWGSFCSGGRYDALASDGRTTYPGVGISIGLSRLLALLFSEGLVEATRKTPAAVLVAVNDEESRARSVAVATALRARGIACEVAPAAARFGKQIRYAERRGIPFVWFPGADEGSDQVKDIRSGDQLDADATTWVCPPEDLHPRVVATA, encoded by the coding sequence ATGAGCCAGCCCAAGCCCCGCGCCACCAAGGTGACCCCGCTCTCCGGCTTCCCGGAGTACCTGCCCGAGCAGCGGATCGTCGAGCAGCACTTCCTCGACGTCATCCGGCGGACCTTCGAGCTGCACGGCTTCCCGTCGATCGAGACCCGCGCGGTCGAGCCGGTCGAGCGGCTGCTCGGCAAGGGCGGCGACGCCGACAAGGAGATCTACGGCGTGAGCCGCCTGGCGGCCGACCCGGGGGAGCGCAGCGACGCCGAGCTCGGTCTACACTTCGACCTCACCGTCCCCTTCGCCCGGTACGTCGTCGAGCACGCGGGCCGGCTCTCCTTCCCCTTCCGACGTCACCAGATCCAGAAGGTGTGGCGGGGCGAGCGGCCGCAGGAGGGGCGCTTCCGCGAGTTCACCCAGTGCGACATCGACGTCGTCGACGTCGGTGAGCTGGCCCCGCACTTCGAGGCGGAGATGCCGCTCGTCATGGCGGAGATCTTCAGCAAGCTGCCGATCGGCCAGATGGTTATCCAGGTCAACAACCGCAAGATCCCCGAGGGCTTCTACCGGGGTCTGGGCATCGAGGACGTCGCGGGGACCCTGCGCGTCGTCGACAAGCTCGACAAGATCGGTCCCGCGAAGGTGTCGGCGCTCCTCGTCGAGGCCGGCCTGGCCCCTGAGCAGGCGAACCAGGTGCTGGCCCTGGCGATGATCCGCACGGAGGACACCTCCTTCGTCGATCGTGTGCGCGCCCTCGGCGTCGAGCACCCGACCCTCGACGAGGGCCTCGAGGCGCTGCGGGCGGTCATCGAGACGGGCATGGCCAACGCTCCCGGCGCGATGGTCGCCGACCTCAAGATCGCCCGCGGGCTCGACTACTACACGGGCACGGTCTACGAGACCCAGCTCGTGGGTTTCGAGCAGTGGGGGTCCTTCTGCTCCGGGGGCCGTTACGACGCGCTCGCGAGCGACGGCCGGACGACCTACCCGGGCGTCGGCATCTCGATCGGTCTCTCGCGCCTGCTCGCGCTGCTCTTCTCGGAGGGCCTCGTCGAGGCCACCCGCAAGACGCCGGCCGCCGTCCTCGTCGCGGTCAACGACGAGGAGAGCCGCGCCCGCTCGGTCGCGGTGGCGACCGCCCTGCGGGCCCGTGGCATCGCCTGCGAGGTGGCGCCAGCCGCGGCGAGGTTCGGCAAGCAGATCCGCTACGCCGAGCGCCGCGGCATCCCCTTCGTCTGGTTCCCCGGCGCAGACGAGGGCAGCGACCAGGTCAAGGACATCCGCTCGGGCGACCAGCTCGACGCCGACGCCACGACGTGGGTCTGCCCGCCCGAGGACCTCCACCCGCGGGTCGTCGCCACCGCCTGA
- a CDS encoding DUF349 domain-containing protein, whose translation MAPKRPAAAPVPAVTTDHSASAVFGRVDEEGRVFVRDGEEEREVGSYPGATPEEALQYFARKYDELHASATLLRQRLDAPEVTAKELSEGLSSFKSHTDEANVVGDLPALRALVTEIETGLAEKRSREQAERAQAKQAAAAEREVIVAEAEQIAAQPVERIQWKSSTARMRELLDTWKSHQKSGVRLDKDVESALWQRFSKARNSFDKGRRHHFAELESTRGEAKATKQALVTEAERLSTSTDWAATAGAFKRLMDDWRRAGRAGKRDDDALWERFRRAQDAFFEAKDAEAAREDESFRGNLEVKERLLTEAQALLPIKDLESAKSSLRSIQERWEAAGKVPRGDIDRMEKGLRKVEQAVRDAEDNRWKKSNPELSARANSLVTQLEAKVADLEAQIAGTDDASRRRRLESELESSRSLLTMARAGADEFGD comes from the coding sequence ATGGCACCCAAGCGCCCCGCGGCCGCGCCGGTCCCCGCGGTGACGACGGACCACTCGGCCTCGGCCGTCTTCGGGCGCGTCGACGAGGAGGGCCGGGTCTTCGTCCGCGACGGCGAGGAGGAGCGCGAGGTCGGCTCCTACCCCGGGGCCACGCCCGAGGAGGCCCTCCAGTACTTCGCCCGCAAGTACGACGAGCTGCACGCCTCGGCCACCCTCCTGCGCCAGCGTCTCGACGCGCCCGAGGTGACCGCCAAGGAGCTCTCCGAGGGTCTGTCCTCCTTCAAGTCCCACACCGACGAGGCCAACGTCGTCGGCGACCTCCCCGCGCTGCGCGCCCTCGTCACCGAGATCGAGACCGGCCTCGCCGAGAAGCGCAGCCGCGAGCAGGCCGAGCGAGCCCAGGCCAAGCAGGCCGCCGCCGCCGAGCGCGAGGTGATCGTCGCCGAGGCCGAGCAGATCGCCGCCCAGCCCGTCGAGCGCATCCAGTGGAAGTCCTCCACGGCCCGCATGCGCGAGCTCCTCGACACGTGGAAGTCGCACCAGAAGTCCGGGGTGCGCCTCGACAAGGACGTCGAGTCCGCCCTGTGGCAGCGCTTCTCGAAGGCCCGCAACTCCTTCGACAAGGGGCGTCGCCACCACTTCGCCGAGCTCGAGTCGACCCGCGGCGAGGCCAAGGCGACCAAGCAGGCCCTCGTCACCGAGGCCGAGCGCCTCTCGACGAGCACCGACTGGGCAGCCACGGCGGGCGCCTTCAAGCGCCTCATGGACGACTGGCGCCGCGCCGGCCGCGCCGGCAAGCGCGACGACGACGCCCTGTGGGAGCGCTTCCGCCGCGCCCAGGACGCCTTCTTCGAGGCCAAGGACGCCGAGGCCGCCCGCGAGGACGAGAGCTTCCGCGGCAACCTCGAGGTCAAGGAGAGGCTGCTCACCGAGGCCCAGGCGCTGCTCCCGATCAAGGACCTCGAGTCCGCCAAGTCCTCGCTGCGCTCGATCCAGGAGCGCTGGGAGGCCGCCGGCAAGGTCCCCCGCGGCGACATCGACCGCATGGAGAAGGGCCTGCGCAAGGTCGAGCAGGCCGTGCGCGACGCCGAGGACAACCGGTGGAAGAAGAGCAACCCCGAGCTCTCCGCCCGGGCCAACAGCCTCGTCACCCAGCTCGAGGCCAAGGTCGCCGACCTCGAGGCCCAGATCGCCGGCACCGACGACGCCTCTCGCAGGCGGCGCCTCGAGAGCGAGCTCGAGTCGAGCCGCTCGCTGCTGACGATGGCCAGGGCGGGCGCCGACGAGTTCGGCGACTGA